The DNA window cgtcggtaatttataccgacggacataattccgtctcaaactctgtcggtatataccgacggcatcaccgacggaatatacatTTCGTCTGCAAATACGCAACGGCATGGTGATGTCAGGCGATTTTACCTACGGAaagtaccgagggattcaaactgtgatagccgtacagtgacgtggcgctgtcaccgacggcatcaccgatggaatcgccgacggacttaatccgtcggtgattccgtcggaaaaaaccattatatgcagccatctgccgacactctcatcctctgtttctccttcttcttctttcccatcccacctctcccctcctaaactcctcccaaactgcagccaaacacccatcccaaactctccactattctcaacacgagcactcaagtttcttatatcttgtacgtggtcacaatatccgtttcttgtagattttatcatttttttgtaagtaaatctatcctttttagttttaatatttaattgtgaattttattgttttagtatatgtattttgttaacgtttgtacttgtttaattgttatttgtcaaagaaacttgtagtatgaatgtataattttgtagttgttataggttgttttagattttgtcaaattatatttgtttgtaaattgttgaaattttgtttgaattacaccgaattaaatgtgtcgttgtgatgaaataaataattaatagcttgtttaagtgtcttgtttaagtgttatcaattatatttcgaagttgtgattaattctgtaaatttatatatgtataaatttgtatgtatgaacgttgatagttgataattgataatgaatatttaacataagtgttgttttagtttgttggataatgtcggggaaaatcaatatttttgttatgttttatagaggttcaatagaagtcatggatgatcgttcatggatgtatcgggactcaccccaaggattgcggaggatggattattgtaacggtgtccagggttttattaatttcgcaacatctattccgaggaattttactgatggcggtattaggtgtccatgcaggaagtgtaaaaatttaaagtttctgcatcaagatgttgtaacgatgcatcttctaactaaagggttcatggaagattacctgtgttggtatgctcacggagaactatttgttcctgatgagagcatggaagaacaggtggttgggtcaacttctagtgctagtaacatgcatgaagttggaaatgagaacagtaatccttacaggaatatggttatggatgcaatgagaatgagtgaagataatgtcaggggatgtccaatcgtagaagaagaacctaatgcagatgcaacaaggttttttgatctgttgagagattctgacgaaccattatgggatggctgcacgaaccacagtaaattatcagccgtagcacaggtgttcaccatcaagtcagatcacgggttgagtgaggccggttatgacaagattattgaatgggcgagaagcattttacctgaagggaacaggctgaaagagaacttctatgctgccaagtccatgatgaaacccctcggtttaggataccagaaaattgatatatgccctaacttctgcatgttatactaccttgaaaatgccgagatgaccgagtgcatgacgtgcgggcattcccgttacaaacccagaactggtagagggaagactctcgtggcatataaaaaacttagatacttcccaatcacacctagactgcagaggttattcatgtcaccaaggactgctgagcactatgacatggcaccaatcacaccatgcggttgatggagtgatggttcatccttctgacggtgaagcctggaaacactttaacagtatgcatcctcccttttcagctgaatcaaggaacgtgcgtcttgggttgtgtacagacggattcaatccattcgggtcatttgctgctccttattcttgttggccggtcatactgacggtttataacttgccaccggggatgtgtatgaggccggagttcatgtttttatctatggtcataccaggtccgagcagtccggggcggaatatagatgtttgtcttcgtccgttgattgatgagttgacgcagttgtggtcctctggagctttgacttatgacatctcgaggaaacaaaattttgttatgagagtggctttgatgtggactatcaatgatttcccagcttatggaatggtttctggttggagcacgcatggaaagctagcatgtccatattgtatggagaacaacaaggcattcacgctaacaaacgggggtaaagcttctttttttgactgtcaccgtcgtttcttgccacataaccacaggtacagaaagaacagaaaggatttctttgttggcagggttgaaaatgatgttgcacccccgtgtctttccggtgaagaattgtttgatgttgtgtcagagtacggtgaaattgtgtttggtctccaatcaggtaagcagaagtttcctggttttggtttgacccataattgggtgaagcgaagtatattttgggagcttccttattggaagaccaatcttctccgccataaccttgacgtcatgcacattgaaaagaacgtgtttgagaacattttcaacaccgtcatggatgtgaaggggaagacaaaggacaacatcaaggctagattggatgtagcgctgttctgtaaccgtaaaaatatggagttggtttgtgatgggtcacgggtcgcaaaaccaagagcaagcttcgtgctagagaaaaacgcacaactactagtctacaaatggcttaagagtctgcgtttccccgatggacatgcctcgaacatatcaaggctggttaatacggaggaatgcagattatatggaatgaagagtcatgactgccatgtgtttatgcaaacactcatcccattagcttttcgtgatttgttgccaaaggggatatgggatgcactaacggagattagtcatttcttcagagatatatgctccagcaagttgaatgttgatcacattgagaggcttgaaaagaatatcgtcgagacaatatgcaaacttgagatgatattccctccatcattttttgactcaatggagcatctacccgtacatttaccgtttgaggtaaaagttggaggaccggtccagtacagatggatgtatccattcgagaggttagatattacagttgctatgacatttataattaaatgtttttatttttattttaatgtttttaattgataattttttattaatatatatatatatatatatatatatatatatatatatatatatatatatatatatatatgcaggtacttgttcaatcttaaaaaaaaggttaagaacaaggcgcatgttgaggcgtcaatatgtgaggcgtatattgttgaggagatctcaacatttatctcatactatttcgaacctcatttgagaacgaggataaaccgtgttccacgacatgatgatggtggtgaagtgcattcaagtgagaacttgtcaatattctccaatcctggacgacccacacctaaaaatgccgtgaggggaagatatttgtctgaaataaagttcagacaagcacacaattatgtcctatttaactgtgatgagctgagaccttttattaagtaagtagatgttcgacttaaactttgtcaagagtgtactatttatgttttgtgataccatacactcatatactttggaacaaccctgcaggcaacatcgacgatacttactgtccaataactcacagctgaccgaatcccagatctttcaattacaagatgaacaatttgccacatggtttagaacacatgtaagtcctagcacaaactcattatctcttgcaatgtaattaattgtagtcaatgttacataatatctgtttattgattattgttgtatttaatttacaagctaggtttatcaaatgggaggtagtgctgctatttcactgtctttactatgtctgggccctgaaagaaaagtcaagtgctataatgaatattttgtcaatggatatgtatttcatactgaagaatacgggcatggaagaaagacatacaacagcggtgtttgtattaagggatcgacttctagtgagtttgaagttgactactacggtagattggaagaggtcatcgaactgcaatatcatagcgagcaaaatagagtgtttttattcaaatgttattggtatgacacaactgacagaggaatcagagtagatcctcactatggtctcgttgaaatcaattcaaaagctagacaccgcaacgtaaacgacatctttgttttcgcaaagcaatgccaacaagtttattacacatataccccttcctttagaaaggaccgatcaagagttgattggttatccgttttaaaaacaaaacccaagggtcgtgtcgaggttgttcaggatgagaacgaagacacaagtgtgatagatgaagtctttcaagctagtgagttggttgaaccataccgagttgctccgtcgattgacttagaagaaaattcgatTTTTcgcgttttcaacgatagtcttgttgatgttgacgcagaggagttgaatgttgttctgagctccactagtggaaaaaagaatgttgttgaagaagatgataacgaaattgaagagtgcgatgaagctgatgataacaattcaatggaggacgaagatgaaaattccgactaactaaacatgttataaagccttatttttataatgtaataatttgaaacatgaaatatttattcttctttaagggtcagcctttgttattgtgttgtgtgtgttttttagtttgcaattcaagattttttgagagggttacataaaaaacataagaaaaatttaccttttcaccgacggatataccgacggaatataacccgtcggtatttcacagagagttgcaaaaaaattactggattttgccacattcaccgacggatttccgACGGCGTTTCCGACGctaataccgacggaatcaccgacgggattgtccgcacgcatgtctgacacgtgtccgtctgcacgatTACCGACGGCATTATCGACGTCAcataccgacggcatcaccgacggcccgcgcatgtctgacacgtgtcccgTCTGCACCATCACCGACGGCATTTCCGATGGATTgccgacggatcgaaaagtttggcgggattttcgaacttttttggtgcgcatttcaattaatttccgacggaattaccctATATATACCGCCACCCCCACCCCCCCCGCACCGTCTCCTCCCTCTCCCCCTCGTCTCCCCCCTTCTCCCCCCGtcgtctccccctcttctccccCCCTCGTCTCCCCCTCGTCTCCCCCTCCTCTCCCCCCGtcgtctccccctcttctcctcttctcccctcttctcccttcatcttctcccttcctcttctcctcttctccccctcttctctctttcacttctcttctcctcttctcccttcctcttctcccttctcttctcctcttctccctttctcttcttctctcatttagttttaaaaggtatgtatttttttttctttatctttgtattttttttattttaattatgattattttttttggtgttctttgttttgtatattgtttgtagataaaatcttaaattcaacacattattaaggtaagcattttttattcccaaatttattttgaattgatataatgttttttaattttgtgtgttgtgtagtgttttttagttttttaattttatttattaattttagttttttagttttgatattattgtttgtattgctataattgttattgttgaatttatgttaaaaatgttagtttataaatataattgttattgttgatttattttaaaaatgttaatttatatatatagaattgcatttaattattagtttatcttaatttaggatattattgtttgtattgctataattgttattgttgaatttatgttaaaaatgttagtttataaatataattgttattgttgatttattttaaaaatattaatttatatatatagaattgcatttaattattagtttatcttaatttaggataaaataattaaatgaatgttcatagttgtaattctatatgatgttattgaataaaatgttgtgttgatgatgatgagttgggttgagatccaggatgattggatcgggatgtgaaataaaattggaagtgtaatatgattttgtcgacaacttgggaccccccagtacaggggagactctgtcaatttttttttttaaataatcgaagttaattattcgtatacatgtgtgtagatgcgtagaatgaaatctacagcacgtcgtcagaagacggttgcagctagttcttctagcagcgaggaggacgtatccttaggtgctgatcacgacgaggaatctacgccaacttgtgatgctgcctcttctagcgcggtttcacagcgcagaagcggtgtgccttcacagcggggtcaattcacccgcaagtaccaggcacaatggaaggatgacctctcaatgtaagtttgtttaggttttagtttttttttttatatacttataacataatttatgaacaactaattaatattaattactacttttatttaatttcaggtttacaaacaatgaggctgcaaggactataacattggcgtttaaatcgtcgatggagattccattgtttcaatggagccaggtttccaaacatcctgagtggaaacctaatatcgatgcatggtttaagcgatttcaggtcggtgttaatttttaatttccagcttatttttaataaatgatttttataattttatatcttgtactatttttattttatatgaattatttatatacacagaacaaatttgagtgggatagggcggacaacaatgttgtgaggagggtatgggagaatcacgcggcaactaggtaacatcaaaaataatatttatttttgttttataatttaatgttttaaattctaatttgttactatggaagtaggttgcgtgatttttggtatgacacccaaaaaaaaatcaaaaagacatgcgagggataacggtcttgaaggatggaatgaggtggcggtttggcaggaattcaaaccgccattcatctcgggggaaatatggacggcatatattgagcacgtgacctcagagcggttctcacggagctcacagtctggcgccgacaaccggaaccggcaaatttatggttcggtgaccacgcacactggcggatccgtcccattaagcgcacatgcaaagcggatggtaagattaattttattgaaatatatcattaattaatttgtcgttccttataatatatttaactttcaacctattttttccttacaagctgcgtctcttggacgtgaaccgagtccaatggagctgtttctagagacgcatgtgcggagtcaagaccgccaaaaaggggtgcagcagttcgtggacaaccgtgctcagcacttcgtggtatgttcgttcattcattttattttgtaagttattattttcttgaattgcatcttgaattgcatttgatgatttttttaccgatggaattttcaggagacctataatagccggttgagggagagatatggggacaatccgtcgacccatccagatttcgatccagatttgtggatggaggcgggatcgtctggtggacccgataaaaacagggtctacgggctctccaacactacggctgacaacttgcgttcgactcgtagtgtctcaactgttggaagctctccatcagtatcgaacacccagtctgaggagttcattgcgttgaaacaacaatatcaacaactctcgacgaattatgatgagctccgtcaaatagtcatggagatgagatcaaagatgggtgacgatacttgtgcagcttctttttggccgtttggtcccgggaacaaccaacctcctcctcctccgcctcctcctccagctccgccgctattctagtttaattttgttttttaaacacattaaatttgtaatgaatattattacttttacatttttaatgtttaatgcatttttatttgtttattaaggttttttacaattaataaattattttttttatacatttcaaatacctaccgacggatataccgacggaaaatatccgtcggtatttaacagagagttgccgaacaattaccatccatgccatcgttaccgacggcatcaccgacggatattatccgtcggtgattaacttccgacggaattaccgatggataatttccgtcggtattacacagagagttgcaacaaaattacaagccatgccataattaccgacggaaaatccgtcggtaatgtcgtcggtaattacccttaaaattaccgacggaaaatccgtcggtaatgttcccgcggggaattttttttggcgcgcgcgtaTCTGTCGGTGTTGCCGGTGTTTCCGTcggtgggtggttttttttatttgcgacagaattagcgacggaaatgggatttaccgacgactgttataccgacggacgtgttccgtcggtgagtccgtcggtattgttttcaccgacggattgcattgctttcaccgacggaattaatccgtcggtaaaactggatagtgtTGTAGTGACTAGATAGGGTATATCACTTCTCTAATATAGTTAGCATCCAGGAACTTATCCACCTCTTgtgttatttctttatgtttttcaaccctaaaattcctttttttttcctgacgaACTAGATGAATAGTTCGGTCCATTTTCAACCGATGAGTTATAAATTAAGGACTGATTCCTGACATGTTATAAATGCCTATTGCAAAATTGGACTTTGGATATGAAAGAGCTCTGTTAATGACTGTTATTGTGTTGGT is part of the Populus trichocarpa isolate Nisqually-1 chromosome 7, P.trichocarpa_v4.1, whole genome shotgun sequence genome and encodes:
- the LOC127905594 gene encoding uncharacterized protein LOC127905594, whose amino-acid sequence is MELFLETHVRSQDRQKGVQQFVDNRAQHFVETYNSRLRERYGDNPSTHPDFDPDLWMEAGSSGGPDKNRVYGLSNTTADNLRSTRSVSTVGSSPSVSNTQSEEFIALKQQYQQLSTNYDELRQIVMEMRSKMGDDTCAASFWPFGPGNNQPPPPPPPPPAPPLF